The Xyrauchen texanus isolate HMW12.3.18 chromosome 4, RBS_HiC_50CHRs, whole genome shotgun sequence genome segment ttgagctccaccccacTAGGGCTTCAGAATTTCTaaagaatccctcaacagtgcaaattagTTCTTGgagggtgtgatctttaggatgtCCCGGTctaggccttctagctggccttgagtgacgcaatcacgctttaagtgacgtaCGTAATTCAAGAGCAAAAAGCACGAAATCAAGCTGTCTGACgggtcggctgtcatcactgctggtatcgccgttgagaaagagatccttatggatttaaaaacaccagATGTTCACGAACACATGAtcatgtgattgcttaatttattaaacaggaaaggaggactgattttcacttcaagtaaattggtaagtgctttttgcattgttatagcaacatcaggagttttctaagtgtaaattaggctgcttgaacattcagtgtcagatcaagttttgagaagtagtgctgctttccattcaactcggaaagtcggattttacaacttcctactaggaaaagtgaaATAGAATatacatcttgaagtcagaattacaacttgtaggttcgtgcagaaattctcaactccgatttctccgagatgcaggtgcatgtcacactcagggagatatacaaagtcagtgataaacattcaatttattaagtaatatcgataaatgagtttgtttccacattacatgatattaaagcttgtttaacaaatgcctgcagaaacaggtgtataaaacattgtaAGCTCTTTTGATAATCCTACACCTGAAGCACacatgctagcgctgcagcattgtttatcagttgggttgctaggagacatcgctaatgagagtcaaacccctgctaagcgaacgggagcgttgcagttccgaatatcaggAAATGGAATGTATTTCTGGTTAGAGATATCGAttaggaatatccctcatccaacttgaatggaatgcagcataaccgtgtcccctgacgaaatgaaatttattgcaagcaacatttaaatcgcaaatattattagatagatttttccaggtattatagacagtaccgccgctccctataagcagactatgcagtctgcttagggcaccaactccctggggggggggggggcacatcttaccctaggagggtaCGCAATatattattcaaggacccgaaagaaGTTCACGctcatattaattctgaaactgtgttttctttgacTCCAGCTGGgcctcctaaacaaccaaattggcccggttgctagggagggtagagtcacattgggtaacctcctcgtgatctctataatgtggtttgctctcagtgtggtgcatggtgagttgtgcgtggatgctgcggtgaatggcgtgaagcctccacacgtgctatgtctctgtggtaacgcgcgTCATGCTGTCTCAACAAGCTGtctgggttgacggtctcagatgtggaggcagctgAGTTTCGTCATCCACCACCCGGATAGAGGCGATTctctacaccaccacgaggacttaagagggcattgggaattccaaattgggagaaaaaggggagaaaccCCAAAGGTGGAATGAGCCCTCCACCTTGTCACAGGGCCTGGGACAACATTCTCCGTTGTCCCCTCTGTCAACAACAGGGAGGTTATTATGTTACATTACCTTATCTCGTTCTTTGATGACTTCTTCCAGCTGCTTCAGGATGTCTTTCATTCGGTCATGATACATTTTGGAGTCCTTCTTTAGCATTGTGCACTTCAGTTCCAACTCATCCTTCTCCTCTCGATACTaaactcacaaaaacacaatgccacaaattatgaaaattatatatatatatatatatatatatatatatatatatatatatatatatataattttcataatttgtggcattgtgtatatatatatatataattattttcatataaatatgtgtatacacacacacacacacacacacacacacacacaaacttgtatCTTCTCTCTGAAAATAGATTGCATAGaataacatattaataataaaaaattcaacTGACTATAAATCCAGCTCTAACAGTCTCTACAAACTATTTAATAATAGTCTGCATGTATAAAAAGAATGGGTACCTTATCACGTAGCTCCTCTGCATCGTGCAGATCTCTGCGTATATTGTAGACAACATTCACCAGTTCTTGGTATTGAGTCTGACTTTGTTGCTTGAAATCCTCCAAGGACTGTGGATCAAGCTTTTCATGCTCCTTTGAGGAAAAGCATTCTTGTATTTAATTGCCTTTTTTCAGCTATTTTGATTTGTGCATATAGTCTATGACAGTGATTCTCAGCTTTATTTACTCCAAGGGCCTTCACTGTCCAATACAATTGGGGCCCCAGCCTACTCAAACTGGGAGTGCAATAGATAATTTTTAACGATTAATTTCATGATTCCAGATGTTTCAGTTGTAGTTGTAGACGTGCAGGTTTTTAGTgccaacatatttttttaattacatttaagtaaGATAAAGATCCTTAATATAACTTGTTTGACAATTTTAAGTAATCTTTTTTGATGAGGCCCTGGCCACCTGGTTTAGAACCACTGATCAATGAGGGCCATGGCCACAGTGAATTACTGAAACAGATTTACCTTGGAAGAGCTTTCAAGCTCTTGTATATGGGCAGTGAGGAGATCATTTTCTCTCTGCATCTGCCAAATCATCTCCTGACTGGGCCTCTGCTCCATGGCATTTTTCAAGGTTATTGTCTTTTTACGTTGGATCTTTGAGTCACTCTCTGCATTCATCAGGCTGTGCTTTAGTCTCTCGATCTATTGAAAATGAAAACAGAAGGGGAAAAGAGCAGGCACAGATTATTACACAAGTTTAAGTGTCCAGCAACAGTGCGGTTAGTAGTATTTAAGCGTCCAATGACAGGGCAGCgaatagtattcggctggtcatgtgatatatatatatatggctgcccccatgaggggaccctcttcatgtaggtaaaaaatgcttttaaaggtATGAGTGTATGtatgatatgactggagtcttcatctcatgtgtgcAGTCATACAttaatacatatgtttcaaacaAAAAATTGAAGAGAAAGTACTTAAATactaattgttatttaaaaataggGGGGGTTTAtcatagcatgtcacactgcagggcACTGCTGTCACTGCTTGCAATTTCATGTCAGCTACCCCTTACGCAAATGTAATGAAGACAGGTGTTGAGATATACATTGCTGGATTCAGCCAAATATAATCACCTCCAGCTGGAGATCACGGTTACTCATGAGAGCGCAGTTCTTCTCCTCGCTCAGTCGGGTCAGATCCTGCATCAGTCGGTAATTCTCGTCTCTCAGTTTACGCGCCTCCTCGCAAACATGCGCGCGCTCCTCCCGCATACGCTGCACGCGCTCTTGCTGCTTATGCAACTCAGTCTCGCTCAGCTGCAGCTGGCGGATGGTGTTCAGCTGCTCCGCCGCCTGCGCAGACATCTCGCGCCTCGCCCTCCGCTCGTCCTGTGCGAGCTTCTGTAGGCGAGTCACCTCGCTCATGAGGAACTGAGTGAGTCCGCATTCCCCGGCAGTGTCTGAGGGCGCAGAGAGGGTGAACGTCATCAGAGACACTTATATTGAACAGTCTGATTCTAACATGTCTATCTTTTAGCGTATGGCCATGATCAAAGTAATACTCACCAATAAGTATGGAGAAGACCCGAGCAGGCTCTTTGCCGGTGATTTTGCGGTACACGTCTGGATAGTCGAGCTCTAGGCTCTCTAGAAATGCCTCATATCCTTTTAGTCCAGTTCTTTGTAAAATGTCTAACAGCACTCCTATTAGCCAATAAAGAATAGCCATTCCTCAAGCAATGTATGCAGATAACTTAAGTGTCGATAAAATATGATGACACTTAAGATCATTTTATTGTTTGTAATCATGTAAATTGATTTGCGCAGGTGGTCTATCAAATCTTACCAACTTTTCGCCTTCTGATAACCAGACTAGGGTCGTTGTAGATCTGTTCCTCATCTTCACTGCTCAGCACCTTACACTGTCTCAGATAAGGTGTTATCCTTGAGGGCTCAATGGTCTTGATGAGAAGCATTC includes the following:
- the LOC127643076 gene encoding caspase recruitment domain-containing protein 9-like isoform X4; translation: MSDGLGGLDLEEDDECWVRLEDYRMLLIKTIEPSRITPYLRQCKVLSSEDEEQIYNDPSLVIRRRKVGVLLDILQRTGLKGYEAFLESLELDYPDVYRKITGKEPARVFSILIDTAGECGLTQFLMSEVTRLQKLAQDERRARREMSAQAAEQLNTIRQLQLSETELHKQQERVQRMREERAHVCEEARKLRDENYRLMQDLTRLSEEKNCALMSNRDLQLEIERLKHSLMNAESDSKIQRKKTITLKNAMEQRPSQEMIWQMQRENDLLTAHIQELESSSKEHEKLDPQSLEDFKQQSQTQYQELVNVVYNIRRDLHDAEELRDKYREEKDELELKCTMLKKDSKMYHDRMKDILKQLEEVIKERDKAISTREDYHLENSKNLQDKDQYRKQIREMGERYDELQIQLFRTQGEVLALQAKLCKQKNPNQVTYVKSHRAKHRGSSILVCFRKGSLRKTS
- the LOC127643076 gene encoding caspase recruitment domain-containing protein 9-like isoform X2, encoding MSDGLGGLDLEEDDECWVRLEDYRMLLIKTIEPSRITPYLRQCKVLSSEDEEQIYNDPSLVIRRRKVGVLLDILQRTGLKGYEAFLESLELDYPDVYRKITGKEPARVFSILIDTAGECGLTQFLMSEVTRLQKLAQDERRARREMSAQAAEQLNTIRQLQLSETELHKQQERVQRMREERAHVCEEARKLRDENYRLMQDLTRLSEEKNCALMSNRDLQLEIERLKHSLMNAESDSKIQRKKTITLKNAMEQRPSQEMIWQMQRENDLLTAHIQELESSSKEHEKLDPQSLEDFKQQSQTQYQELVNVVYNIRRDLHDAEELRDKYREEKDELELKCTMLKKDSKMYHDRMKDILKQLEEVIKERDKAISTREDYHLENSKNLQDKDQYRKQIREMGERYDELQIQLFRTQGEVLALQAKLCKQKNPNQVLKSQTSEEEFRKRCEKDIREESQSQTSGEFNSCLFPERFSEEDILTTCKLRGRCNFYNRRKRALRTKKFTVKENVQSILDNTTGSDTDEM
- the LOC127643076 gene encoding caspase recruitment domain-containing protein 9-like isoform X1: MSDGLGGLDLEEDDECWVRLEDYRMLLIKTIEPSRITPYLRQCKVLSSEDEEQIYNDPSLVIRRRKVGVLLDILQRTGLKGYEAFLESLELDYPDVYRKITGKEPARVFSILIDTAGECGLTQFLMSEVTRLQKLAQDERRARREMSAQAAEQLNTIRQLQLSETELHKQQERVQRMREERAHVCEEARKLRDENYRLMQDLTRLSEEKNCALMSNRDLQLEIERLKHSLMNAESDSKIQRKKTITLKNAMEQRPSQEMIWQMQRENDLLTAHIQELESSSKEHEKLDPQSLEDFKQQSQTQYQELVNVVYNIRRDLHDAEELRDKYREEKDELELKCTMLKKDSKMYHDRMKDILKQLEEVIKERDKAISTREDYHLENSKNLQDKDQYRKQIREMGERYDELQIQLFRTQGEVLALQAKLCKQKNPNQVNSEDSFLLSSLELKSQTSEEEFRKRCEKDIREESQSQTSGEFNSCLFPERFSEEDILTTCKLRGRCNFYNRRKRALRTKKFTVKENVQSILDNTTGSDTDEM
- the LOC127643076 gene encoding caspase recruitment domain-containing protein 9-like isoform X3 gives rise to the protein MSDGLGGLDLEEDDECWVRLEDYRMLLIKTIEPSRITPYLRQCKVLSSEDEEQIYNDPSLVIRRRKVGVLLDILQRTGLKGYEAFLESLELDYPDVYRKITGKEPARVFSILIDTAGECGLTQFLMSEVTRLQKLAQDERRARREMSAQAAEQLNTIRQLQLSETELHKQQERVQRMREERAHVCEEARKLRDENYRLMQDLTRLSEEKNCALMSNRDLQLEIERLKHSLMNAESDSKIQRKKTITLKNAMEQRPSQEMIWQMQRENDLLTAHIQELESSSKEHEKLDPQSLEDFKQQSQTQYQELVNVVYNIRRDLHDAEELRDKYREEKDELELKCTMLKKDSKMYHDRMKDILKQLEEVIKERDKAISTREDYHLENSKNLQDKDQYRKQIREMGERYDELQIQLFRTQGEVLALQAKLCKQKNPNQVTYVKSHRAKHRGSSMFSEEDILTTCKLRGRCNFYNRRKRALRTKKFTVKENVQSILDNTTGSDTDEM